From a single Salinirussus salinus genomic region:
- the rimI gene encoding ribosomal protein S18-alanine N-acetyltransferase: MTTVAPDGDAPRVRQAERADLLAVHRIEQAAFPQPWPFDAFERYLGEPGFLVATPPADERVVGYVVADSVPNHGRPLGHIKDIAVRESHRERGVGTTLLKRSMGVLRTAGASSVKLEVREGNDTARRLYREHGFEHRRTIPRYYSDGENALVLVRPL, encoded by the coding sequence GTGACGACGGTCGCGCCCGACGGCGACGCGCCCCGCGTCCGGCAGGCCGAGCGCGCGGACCTGCTCGCGGTTCACCGGATCGAGCAGGCCGCGTTCCCCCAGCCCTGGCCCTTCGACGCCTTCGAGCGGTATCTCGGCGAGCCCGGCTTCCTGGTCGCCACCCCGCCCGCCGACGAGCGCGTCGTCGGCTACGTGGTGGCCGACTCGGTCCCCAACCACGGCCGGCCGCTGGGGCACATCAAGGACATCGCGGTCCGTGAGAGCCACCGCGAACGCGGGGTCGGGACCACACTTCTGAAGCGGTCGATGGGCGTGCTCCGGACCGCGGGGGCCTCCTCGGTGAAACTCGAGGTCCGGGAGGGCAACGACACCGCGCGCCGTCTCTACCGCGAGCACGGGTTCGAGCACCGCCGGACCATCCCCCGCTACTACAGCGACGGCGAGAACGCCCTGGTGCTGGTCCGTCCGCTCTGA
- a CDS encoding rubrerythrin family protein, whose product MDPTDLVDRVRSENNTELSRLGSSKSLYADTEGEMEGDAVLAALADTTHHAAEVFEGWGEPFGDAADRERDHYADIAGELDAHEPGDRPALVESFSGLETEVDRLGAAVGYTLVAEAKASQATGFFTGQADPQTASLFREISDGYETLRGELLDALEPHDDLEGAAAAATAVVGAAYEEYVDRLESMGINPKPVC is encoded by the coding sequence ATGGACCCGACCGACCTCGTCGACCGCGTTCGTTCGGAGAACAACACCGAACTCTCCCGGCTGGGCTCCTCGAAGTCGCTGTACGCCGACACGGAGGGGGAGATGGAGGGCGACGCCGTCCTCGCGGCGCTCGCCGACACCACCCACCACGCCGCCGAGGTCTTCGAGGGGTGGGGCGAGCCATTCGGGGACGCCGCCGACCGCGAGCGCGACCACTACGCCGACATCGCGGGCGAACTCGACGCCCACGAGCCCGGCGACCGGCCGGCTCTCGTCGAGTCGTTCAGCGGGCTCGAGACGGAGGTCGACCGGCTCGGGGCCGCGGTGGGGTACACGCTCGTCGCCGAGGCGAAGGCGAGCCAGGCGACCGGCTTCTTCACCGGACAGGCCGACCCGCAAACGGCGAGCCTCTTCCGGGAGATATCGGACGGATACGAGACGCTCCGGGGGGAGTTGCTCGACGCGCTGGAACCCCACGACGACCTCGAGGGCGCCGCGGCGGCCGCCACGGCGGTCGTGGGCGCCGCCTACGAGGAGTACGTCGACCGCCTGGAGTCGATGGGGATCAACCCCAAGCCGGTCTGCTGA
- a CDS encoding NUDIX hydrolase, which translates to MTGDWSGSGGPAGDDAVPDEWPVVESVTEYDTPWYTGGYDLVEQPDGSRKRYYWAEFPPAVVVLPVADGQVVFVEQYRPTVRERHLELPAGVVEDGESYTAAGARELREETGFDPAGVSLLEDFWVATGVLRHRRGIVFAEGLEPVGTDRGDSEFLSVRTVPVEEALAAARRQPAHDATIEAVLLAREEGVL; encoded by the coding sequence ATGACCGGCGACTGGAGCGGCTCCGGGGGCCCTGCCGGCGACGACGCGGTGCCCGACGAGTGGCCGGTCGTCGAGTCAGTCACGGAGTACGACACGCCCTGGTACACCGGCGGATACGACCTGGTCGAACAGCCCGACGGCTCGCGCAAGCGGTACTACTGGGCCGAATTCCCGCCGGCGGTGGTGGTGCTCCCGGTCGCGGACGGGCAGGTCGTCTTCGTCGAGCAGTACCGCCCGACGGTCCGGGAGCGCCACCTCGAACTCCCGGCGGGGGTCGTCGAGGACGGCGAGTCCTACACCGCGGCCGGCGCGCGGGAGCTGCGCGAGGAGACCGGCTTCGACCCGGCGGGGGTCTCGCTTCTGGAGGACTTCTGGGTCGCGACGGGCGTGCTTCGCCACCGGCGGGGGATCGTCTTCGCGGAGGGGCTGGAGCCCGTCGGGACCGACCGCGGCGACAGCGAGTTCCTCTCCGTGCGGACGGTCCCCGTCGAGGAAGCCCTGGCGGCGGCCCGGCGCCAGCCCGCCCACGACGCAACCATCGAGGCCGTCCTGCTGGCCCGCGAGGAAGGGGTCCTGTAG
- a CDS encoding MFS transporter: MSSPDSYSARLRTVVGGLRGGGRGWTLLAIAGGWFFVLGLRFVVPALLPAIREDFVVSDTAAGAAITLLWVTYAAMQFPAGALVDRAGERTLLATSAVAGAVTMGVYALSPTFAVFLVATGAYGLASGLYGPPRGTALTRIYTEQDGAAFGTVLAAGSVGAALLPAAATYATGAVGWRGALGLTAPAFLLAGVALYRSVPEQSAASAVESGGTEGGAAGDDSDADTRTDGGAASLRARTAAVRRAVSSRKVALAVLGATLMLFVFQGLTAFFTTYLVTAKGLTEATAGVLFGVLFLSGAVFQSVGGVLADRYGHGRVLAVVAFVGVLPLVALPYTGGTLGLGLVAAFLGMRLSVGPISNAYIVSLLPPGVRGTAWGAVRTAFFMVGAFGSTAVGAMADYDLFTEAFLLLAALTALAGVIYLFLPARNLGSEGPGAEADASD; encoded by the coding sequence GTGTCGTCCCCGGACTCGTATTCCGCCCGTCTGCGAACCGTCGTCGGGGGACTCCGCGGCGGCGGGCGGGGCTGGACGCTGCTCGCCATCGCCGGCGGGTGGTTTTTCGTCCTCGGCCTGCGCTTTGTCGTCCCCGCACTGCTGCCGGCGATCCGGGAGGACTTCGTGGTCTCCGATACCGCGGCCGGGGCGGCGATCACCCTGCTGTGGGTGACCTACGCCGCGATGCAGTTCCCCGCGGGGGCGCTCGTCGACCGCGCGGGCGAGCGGACGCTGCTCGCGACCAGTGCGGTCGCCGGCGCCGTCACGATGGGCGTCTACGCCCTCTCGCCGACCTTCGCGGTCTTTCTGGTAGCGACCGGGGCCTACGGGCTGGCCTCCGGACTGTACGGCCCGCCGCGGGGAACCGCGCTCACCCGCATCTACACCGAGCAGGACGGGGCCGCGTTCGGGACCGTCCTCGCAGCCGGCAGCGTCGGCGCCGCGCTGCTGCCGGCGGCCGCCACCTACGCCACCGGCGCCGTCGGCTGGCGGGGTGCGCTGGGACTCACTGCCCCCGCCTTCCTGCTGGCCGGGGTGGCGCTCTACCGCTCCGTCCCCGAGCAGTCGGCGGCCAGCGCCGTCGAGAGCGGCGGTACCGAGGGCGGGGCTGCCGGCGATGACTCCGACGCGGACACTCGTACCGACGGCGGGGCGGCGAGCCTCCGGGCGCGGACCGCCGCGGTCCGGCGGGCCGTCTCCTCCCGGAAGGTGGCGCTGGCGGTGCTCGGTGCGACGCTGATGCTTTTCGTCTTCCAGGGGCTGACCGCCTTCTTCACCACCTATCTGGTGACTGCGAAGGGACTGACGGAGGCGACTGCGGGCGTCCTCTTCGGCGTGCTCTTTCTCAGCGGCGCGGTCTTCCAGTCCGTCGGCGGGGTGCTCGCGGACCGCTACGGCCACGGGCGCGTGCTCGCGGTCGTGGCCTTCGTCGGCGTCCTCCCGCTCGTGGCGCTGCCCTACACCGGTGGCACCCTCGGACTCGGGCTGGTTGCGGCCTTCCTCGGGATGCGCCTGTCGGTCGGCCCCATCTCCAACGCCTACATCGTCTCGCTTCTCCCGCCGGGGGTCCGGGGGACCGCCTGGGGGGCGGTCCGGACCGCCTTCTTCATGGTCGGGGCCTTCGGCTCGACGGCCGTCGGGGCGATGGCCGACTACGACCTGTTCACCGAGGCCTTCCTCCTGCTGGCGGCGCTCACCGCGCTGGCGGGCGTCATCTACCTGTTTTTGCCCGCACGAAACCTCGGAAGCGAGGGTCCAGGGGCGGAGGCGGACGCGTCGGACTGA
- a CDS encoding glutamate-cysteine ligase family protein, whose product MVDIRRSVEVEYWVVDGEGRLTEPGELVDAAPGVEREFVEPLLEVKTTPCETTAQLRRELFERVGRVLERAAELDRGLVPLATPVNAGEVRDLPSERTRVQERVVGEDFEYVRHCAGTHVHVEQLPGRAVDQLNAFIALDPALALVNSSPYFGGEHLAAGARSKLYRRMAYGDVPHQGRLWRYATDADEWTRRLERRYEEFLAAALEAGADRRAVAAHFTPETAVWTPVQLRETFGTVEYRSPDTTLPSRAVRLADDLAGVVEHLADTDLRVGGTPGLTEDAVVVPGFETVLDHVDAAIEEGLESDSLRAYLDRMGFDTDAYAPVTHDLGTRGTVTRAEARELRLDHAARLKRDLQQVAVGDD is encoded by the coding sequence GTGGTAGACATCCGGCGGAGCGTCGAGGTCGAGTACTGGGTCGTCGACGGCGAGGGCCGGCTGACCGAGCCGGGGGAGCTCGTGGACGCCGCGCCGGGGGTCGAACGCGAGTTCGTCGAGCCGCTTCTGGAGGTCAAGACCACGCCGTGTGAGACGACCGCACAGCTCCGCAGGGAGCTGTTCGAACGTGTCGGGCGGGTACTGGAGCGGGCCGCGGAACTCGACAGGGGGCTCGTCCCGCTGGCGACGCCGGTCAACGCGGGGGAGGTCCGGGACCTGCCGAGCGAGCGCACGCGGGTCCAAGAGCGGGTCGTCGGCGAGGACTTCGAGTACGTCCGCCACTGCGCCGGGACCCACGTCCACGTCGAGCAGCTCCCGGGTCGGGCGGTCGACCAGCTCAACGCGTTCATCGCGCTCGACCCCGCGCTCGCGCTCGTCAACTCCTCGCCGTATTTCGGGGGCGAGCACCTCGCCGCCGGCGCCCGGTCGAAGCTCTACCGCCGGATGGCCTACGGCGACGTCCCCCACCAGGGACGGCTGTGGCGGTACGCGACCGACGCCGACGAGTGGACCCGCCGGCTGGAGCGGCGCTACGAGGAATTCCTCGCCGCAGCCCTCGAGGCCGGGGCCGACCGGCGGGCGGTCGCGGCCCACTTCACCCCCGAGACCGCCGTCTGGACGCCCGTCCAGCTCCGCGAAACCTTCGGCACGGTCGAGTACCGGTCCCCCGACACGACGCTCCCCAGCCGGGCCGTCAGGCTGGCCGACGACCTGGCGGGGGTCGTCGAGCATCTCGCGGACACCGACCTCCGGGTCGGCGGGACCCCGGGACTGACGGAAGATGCCGTCGTCGTCCCCGGTTTCGAGACCGTCCTCGACCACGTCGACGCCGCCATCGAGGAGGGCCTCGAGTCGGACTCGCTACGGGCGTATCTCGACCGCATGGGATTCGACACGGACGCCTACGCGCCCGTGACACACGACCTCGGCACCCGGGGGACGGTCACGCGGGCGGAGGCGCGCGAACTCCGGCTCGACCACGCCGCGCGCCTCAAACGTGACCTCCAGCAGGTGGCCGTCGGCGACGACTGA
- a CDS encoding SDR family oxidoreductase, whose protein sequence is MDLGLAGNTALCTAASSGLGRASALALAREGANVAICGTTPEHVEETREELEAAGEGGVLAVEADITDPDHVEAFVEETVEEFGGLDHVVTSAGGPPSGPFTSMEDRDWYGAYDMLVMSAVWTLREARPQLVESDAGSIVAITSRTVQEVSDGLLLSNAVRRGVIGLVKTVAREFAPEVRANAVLPGAHETARIEHLIEDAVERGDADSYEDAYDSWAADVPLERIGEPGELGDAVTFLASERASYINGATLAIDGGSMRS, encoded by the coding sequence ATGGACCTCGGACTTGCGGGGAACACGGCACTGTGTACGGCAGCCAGCAGCGGTCTCGGCCGGGCGAGCGCGCTCGCGCTCGCTCGCGAGGGCGCCAACGTGGCTATCTGTGGCACCACCCCCGAGCACGTCGAGGAGACGCGCGAGGAGCTGGAGGCCGCGGGCGAGGGGGGCGTCCTCGCCGTGGAGGCTGACATCACCGACCCCGACCACGTCGAGGCGTTCGTCGAGGAGACCGTCGAGGAGTTCGGCGGGCTGGACCACGTCGTCACGAGCGCCGGCGGCCCACCGAGTGGCCCCTTCACGTCGATGGAGGACCGGGACTGGTACGGCGCCTACGACATGCTGGTGATGAGCGCCGTCTGGACGCTCCGGGAAGCCCGGCCGCAGCTGGTGGAGTCCGACGCGGGGAGCATCGTCGCCATCACCTCCCGGACGGTACAGGAGGTCAGCGACGGCCTGCTCCTGTCGAACGCCGTCCGCCGGGGCGTCATCGGCCTGGTCAAGACCGTCGCCCGGGAGTTCGCCCCCGAGGTGCGTGCCAACGCCGTCCTCCCGGGAGCCCACGAGACCGCCCGGATCGAGCACCTCATCGAGGACGCCGTCGAGCGCGGCGACGCCGACAGCTACGAGGATGCCTACGACTCGTGGGCCGCCGACGTCCCCCTCGAGCGGATCGGCGAGCCCGGCGAACTCGGCGACGCCGTGACCTTCCTCGCCAGCGAGCGCGCGAGCTACATCAACGGCGCGACGCTGGCCATCGACGGCGGCTCGATGCGCAGCTAG
- the npdG gene encoding NADPH-dependent F420 reductase, whose protein sequence is MQVALLGGTGDIGEGLALRLARDTDHEVVVGSRKAEKAENAATEYEEALADHGVEAAVGAAENPEAAAGADVVVLSVPAYHLADTVESVADDLSGILVSPAVGLQRDEAGLHYNPPGVGSVTALAAQAAPEETPVVGAYHNLAAGRLADLDADLDWDVPVVADDADAKATVADLTDELAGLRALDAGPLANATEVESLTPLLINLAANNEGMHDLGTKFW, encoded by the coding sequence ATGCAGGTTGCACTTCTCGGCGGCACCGGAGACATCGGCGAGGGACTGGCGCTGCGGCTCGCACGGGACACCGACCACGAGGTCGTCGTCGGCTCGCGGAAGGCCGAGAAGGCCGAGAACGCGGCCACGGAGTACGAGGAGGCACTCGCCGACCACGGCGTGGAGGCGGCGGTCGGGGCCGCGGAGAACCCCGAGGCCGCGGCGGGCGCGGACGTGGTCGTCCTCTCGGTCCCGGCCTACCACCTCGCGGACACCGTCGAGTCGGTCGCAGACGACCTCTCGGGGATCCTGGTCTCCCCGGCCGTGGGCCTCCAGCGCGACGAGGCGGGGCTCCACTACAACCCCCCCGGCGTCGGCAGCGTGACCGCCCTCGCGGCCCAGGCTGCCCCGGAGGAGACCCCCGTCGTCGGCGCTTACCACAACCTCGCGGCGGGCCGGCTGGCGGACCTCGATGCGGACCTGGACTGGGACGTACCGGTCGTCGCCGACGACGCGGACGCCAAGGCGACGGTCGCCGACCTGACCGACGAGCTGGCGGGGCTGCGGGCGCTGGATGCCGGCCCGCTGGCCAACGCCACCGAGGTAGAGTCGCTGACCCCCCTCCTGATCAACCTGGCTGCCAACAACGAGGGGATGCACGACCTGGGTACCAAGTTCTGGTGA
- a CDS encoding adenosylhomocysteinase, translating into MTAPISERLDDPDAARAEGRRKIEWVRQHMPILSAVSERFEAEQPLAGERIGMAMHVEAKTAALVEVLAAGGAEVAITGCNPLSTHDDVSAALDAVEGVTSYAERGVDDEAYYAAIEAVIGHDPTITVDDGGDMVFAIHEDYPELLGTVVGGCEETTTGVHRLRAMDADGALEYPMFAVNDTPTKRLFDNVHGTGESALAAIAMTTNLSWAGKTVVVAGYGYCGKGVAKKASGQNADVVVTEVDPRRALEAHMEGYDVMPMAEAAAEGDVFVTTTGNRDVIVEDHFEVMQDGAVLANAGHFDVEIDIEGLADMAVDSYEARDGVRAYELADGRRIHVLAEGRLVNLAAPVALGHPVEVMDQSFGVQALCVEELLEGDYDAGVHDVPDAVDREVADIKLAAEGVGYDSLSDAQREYMDSWQHGT; encoded by the coding sequence ATGACTGCTCCCATCAGTGAGCGACTGGACGACCCCGACGCCGCCCGGGCGGAAGGGCGCCGGAAGATCGAGTGGGTCCGCCAGCACATGCCCATCCTCTCGGCGGTCAGCGAGCGTTTCGAGGCCGAACAGCCGCTCGCCGGCGAGCGGATCGGCATGGCGATGCACGTCGAGGCCAAGACGGCTGCCCTGGTGGAGGTGCTCGCGGCCGGCGGCGCGGAGGTCGCCATCACGGGCTGTAACCCCCTCTCGACCCACGACGACGTCAGCGCCGCGCTCGACGCCGTCGAGGGGGTCACATCCTACGCCGAGCGCGGCGTCGACGACGAGGCCTACTACGCGGCCATCGAGGCCGTCATCGGCCACGACCCCACGATCACTGTGGACGACGGCGGCGACATGGTCTTCGCCATCCACGAGGACTACCCCGAACTCCTCGGCACCGTCGTCGGCGGCTGCGAGGAGACGACCACCGGGGTCCACCGCCTGCGCGCGATGGACGCCGACGGGGCGCTGGAGTACCCGATGTTCGCGGTCAACGACACGCCCACAAAGCGGCTGTTCGACAACGTCCACGGTACCGGCGAGTCCGCGCTCGCGGCCATCGCGATGACCACCAACCTCTCGTGGGCGGGCAAGACCGTCGTCGTCGCCGGCTACGGCTACTGCGGGAAGGGGGTCGCCAAGAAGGCCAGCGGCCAGAACGCCGACGTCGTGGTGACGGAGGTCGACCCCCGCCGGGCCCTCGAGGCGCACATGGAGGGGTACGACGTGATGCCGATGGCCGAGGCCGCCGCGGAGGGCGACGTCTTCGTCACGACCACCGGCAACCGCGACGTCATCGTCGAGGACCACTTCGAGGTCATGCAGGACGGCGCCGTCCTGGCGAACGCCGGCCACTTCGACGTAGAGATCGACATCGAGGGGCTCGCCGACATGGCCGTCGACAGCTACGAGGCCCGCGACGGCGTCCGGGCCTACGAGCTCGCGGACGGCCGCCGGATCCACGTCCTCGCGGAGGGGCGGCTCGTGAATCTGGCGGCGCCGGTCGCGCTCGGCCACCCCGTCGAGGTGATGGACCAGAGCTTCGGCGTGCAGGCGCTCTGCGTCGAGGAACTGCTGGAGGGCGACTACGACGCCGGCGTCCACGATGTCCCCGACGCGGTCGACCGCGAGGTGGCCGACATCAAGCTGGCGGCCGAAGGCGTCGGGTACGACTCGCTGAGCGACGCGCAACGCGAGTACATGGACTCCTGGCAGCACGGAACCTGA
- a CDS encoding DUF5809 family protein yields METEGLFAPETAAAARERYEALGPTAQTTVKQVAKAMEFDPEEYEDRVTGEVVETAREVLFASMLEVHVGDREAFEEWQAKHEGWEVVEFGSEHVDGVVWHAAPFAETVVAATFHEQRRAAVETLRRQAFGRVYSEVVPCAR; encoded by the coding sequence ATGGAGACGGAGGGGCTGTTCGCACCGGAGACGGCCGCCGCGGCCCGCGAGCGCTACGAGGCGCTCGGGCCGACGGCACAGACGACGGTCAAGCAGGTCGCGAAGGCCATGGAGTTCGACCCCGAGGAGTACGAGGACCGGGTCACCGGCGAGGTAGTCGAGACGGCCCGGGAAGTGCTCTTCGCCTCGATGCTCGAGGTTCACGTCGGGGACCGCGAGGCCTTCGAGGAGTGGCAGGCCAAGCACGAGGGGTGGGAGGTCGTCGAGTTCGGGAGCGAGCACGTCGACGGGGTGGTCTGGCACGCCGCACCCTTTGCGGAGACGGTCGTCGCCGCCACCTTCCACGAGCAGCGCCGGGCGGCGGTCGAGACGCTGCGCCGGCAGGCCTTTGGCCGCGTCTACAGCGAGGTGGTCCCGTGCGCCCGATAA
- a CDS encoding DUF5810 domain-containing protein, with product MGYACPVCEDPQSDATHLANHLAFTAMLRGGEHGEWLDDHVPEWGELDETELGERVAEHAPETEFPQVFEDTTDRGPGSHGHEHSEGGHGTGGSGRRTGSGDLPAGADALAGEALDEEAREVIAEAREMTRKRRENADAAGADSEGDTDEDRAEGSAGDDGDSPGTETE from the coding sequence ATGGGCTACGCCTGCCCGGTCTGTGAGGACCCCCAGTCCGACGCGACCCACCTCGCGAACCACCTCGCGTTCACCGCCATGCTCCGCGGCGGCGAGCACGGCGAGTGGCTCGACGACCACGTCCCCGAGTGGGGCGAGCTGGACGAGACGGAACTCGGCGAGCGGGTCGCCGAGCACGCCCCGGAGACGGAGTTCCCGCAGGTCTTCGAGGACACGACCGACCGCGGCCCCGGCAGCCACGGCCACGAGCACAGTGAGGGGGGCCACGGCACGGGCGGCAGCGGGAGACGCACCGGCTCCGGTGACCTGCCGGCCGGGGCCGACGCCCTCGCGGGCGAGGCGCTCGACGAGGAGGCCCGCGAAGTCATCGCCGAGGCCCGCGAGATGACCCGGAAGCGCCGGGAGAACGCCGACGCGGCCGGGGCTGACAGCGAGGGAGACACAGACGAGGACAGGGCCGAGGGCAGCGCGGGAGATGACGGGGACAGTCCCGGAACGGAAACGGAATAG
- a CDS encoding amidohydrolase, with protein sequence MSELLVSGGRVLRPSGAVERADVLLDQDAGTVAAVDDPGALAGDDELDAEGGLVVPGLVNAHSHVAMTLFRGAADDKPLDAWLQEDIWPVEAELRAADVAAGTRLGIAEMIRSGATAFGDMYFFMDEVAEVVAETGMRARLGHGCISVGRPEEEAVADFEEGLGFAREYDGYADGRVRTMFTPHSLTTVDEAHFEEFLPRAREAGLPVHFHANETVDEVDPVLAERGQRPLAWADNLGLLAEDSFVAHGVHVDRAEMELLADRDTAVVHCPASNMKLASGMAPVQELLDAGVTVGLGTDGAASNNDLDMFDEMRDAAMLGKLAADDASAVGAGTAVRLATEGSAAALGFESGRIEPGANADLAVVDLDAPHLTPQHDLVSHLAYAARGSDVRHTVCDGQVLMRDRELTTIDLQRTRQEAEEQARALFERAAD encoded by the coding sequence ATGAGCGAGCTGCTGGTCTCGGGGGGGCGCGTGCTCCGTCCCTCGGGGGCCGTCGAACGGGCGGACGTACTGCTCGACCAGGACGCCGGCACCGTCGCGGCCGTCGACGACCCCGGCGCGCTGGCCGGCGACGACGAACTCGACGCCGAGGGGGGGCTGGTGGTTCCGGGGCTGGTCAACGCCCACTCCCACGTCGCGATGACCCTGTTCCGGGGAGCGGCCGACGACAAGCCCCTGGACGCGTGGCTCCAGGAGGACATCTGGCCGGTCGAGGCCGAACTCCGGGCGGCGGACGTCGCCGCGGGCACCCGTCTGGGTATCGCGGAGATGATTCGTTCTGGTGCTACGGCCTTCGGCGACATGTACTTCTTCATGGACGAGGTGGCCGAGGTAGTCGCCGAGACGGGGATGCGCGCCCGGCTCGGTCACGGCTGCATCTCCGTGGGCCGCCCCGAGGAGGAGGCCGTCGCCGACTTCGAGGAGGGACTCGGGTTCGCCCGCGAGTACGACGGCTACGCCGACGGCCGGGTCCGGACGATGTTCACCCCCCACAGCCTGACGACCGTCGACGAGGCCCACTTCGAGGAGTTTCTCCCGCGGGCCCGCGAGGCCGGCCTCCCGGTCCACTTCCACGCCAACGAGACGGTAGACGAGGTCGACCCGGTCCTCGCGGAGCGCGGGCAGCGCCCGCTCGCGTGGGCCGACAACCTCGGCCTGCTGGCGGAGGATTCCTTCGTCGCCCACGGCGTCCACGTCGACCGGGCGGAGATGGAGCTGCTGGCCGACCGCGACACGGCGGTGGTCCACTGCCCGGCCTCGAACATGAAACTCGCCTCCGGGATGGCGCCGGTCCAGGAGCTGCTGGACGCGGGGGTGACCGTCGGTCTCGGCACCGACGGCGCGGCCTCGAACAACGACCTCGACATGTTCGACGAGATGCGCGACGCGGCGATGCTCGGGAAACTCGCGGCGGACGACGCGAGCGCGGTCGGCGCGGGCACGGCCGTCCGGCTGGCGACGGAGGGCAGCGCGGCCGCGCTTGGCTTCGAGAGCGGCCGAATCGAGCCCGGTGCGAACGCCGACCTCGCGGTGGTCGACCTGGACGCCCCACACCTCACCCCACAGCACGACCTCGTGAGCCACCTGGCCTACGCGGCCCGGGGCAGCGACGTCCGCCACACGGTCTGTGACGGGCAGGTACTGATGCGGGACCGCGAGCTCACGACTATCGACCTGCAGCGGACGCGACAGGAGGCCGAGGAGCAGGCGCGCGCGCTGTTCGAGCGGGCCGCCGACTGA
- a CDS encoding rhodanese-like domain-containing protein encodes MDGQLTARELEDLLVESAPLIVDVRDEQSYRARHIPGSEHIPFAEIPKESDRIAEADHVVTVCYEGIASAKAARLIASHKDFDGVVENLSGGMDAWEGPVDSDGSAGANGGGDATDAAGTSDPPF; translated from the coding sequence ATGGACGGACAACTCACGGCGCGGGAACTGGAGGACCTGCTGGTCGAGTCGGCCCCCCTTATCGTCGACGTCCGCGACGAGCAGTCCTACCGGGCCCGCCACATCCCCGGCAGCGAACACATCCCCTTTGCGGAAATCCCCAAAGAGAGCGACCGGATCGCCGAAGCCGACCACGTCGTCACGGTCTGCTACGAGGGGATCGCGAGCGCGAAGGCCGCCCGGCTGATCGCCTCGCACAAGGACTTCGACGGGGTCGTCGAGAACCTCTCCGGCGGCATGGACGCCTGGGAGGGGCCCGTCGACAGCGACGGGAGCGCGGGCGCGAACGGTGGCGGGGACGCCACCGACGCGGCCGGGACCTCGGACCCGCCCTTCTGA
- a CDS encoding TRAM domain-containing protein, which translates to MPDCPLADECPSFSERIEGMGCTHYGDRGGKEWCNHYEQPIEDLKTQPVKRGEEVVVTVEDIHESGAGVGRTEDGFIIMVDGVLPPARARVEVTEVHSNHARADEVERLPMEAEEEDEDGEDEDAEAAEEGGADEGEGRPSLGSRDDFWGS; encoded by the coding sequence ATGCCCGACTGTCCACTCGCCGACGAGTGCCCCAGCTTCTCCGAGCGGATCGAGGGGATGGGGTGTACCCACTACGGCGACCGGGGGGGCAAGGAGTGGTGCAACCACTACGAACAGCCCATCGAGGACCTCAAGACCCAGCCGGTCAAGCGCGGCGAGGAGGTCGTGGTCACGGTCGAGGACATCCACGAGAGCGGCGCGGGTGTCGGCCGGACCGAGGACGGCTTCATCATCATGGTCGACGGCGTCCTGCCGCCGGCCCGCGCCCGCGTCGAGGTGACGGAGGTTCACTCCAACCACGCCCGTGCGGACGAGGTCGAGCGCCTCCCGATGGAAGCGGAGGAGGAAGACGAAGACGGCGAGGACGAAGACGCCGAGGCAGCCGAGGAGGGCGGCGCGGACGAGGGAGAGGGCCGTCCGAGCCTCGGCAGCCGGGACGACTTCTGGGGCAGCTGA